A region from the Mycoplasmopsis bovigenitalium genome encodes:
- a CDS encoding DegV family protein, which translates to MSKNIGIILDSFSCISEKDASSLDLGFIPLIAEIDGESLLDGVDKDRYEMLDLIAKSNNLKTSLPFLSTFEKVFEQFCKKYDYVIFLPISSFLSSTYSAALNFKDVYPNLHVVDTSFVGQQMLDIAKYAKIHFEKFQDIDKLIKSIKDIESRSVTYIIPRDINYVIKGGRVSSFKKFLLSALSKINLCPYIKFDQNGTSTGGIGRGLKGSLKQILNKLADKADAKTIDIQNDYKIYNINGIDKDFNKLSYDFFAENKILFDDIKLNSSCVAIHTGPDAQSFTVMPDILKSIK; encoded by the coding sequence ATGAGCAAAAATATCGGAATTATTTTAGACTCTTTTTCATGTATATCTGAAAAAGATGCTTCTTCACTAGATTTAGGATTTATACCTCTAATTGCTGAAATAGATGGCGAATCTCTATTGGATGGTGTTGATAAAGATCGTTACGAAATGCTTGATTTGATTGCTAAGTCAAATAATTTAAAAACATCATTGCCTTTCTTGTCTACTTTCGAAAAAGTGTTTGAACAATTTTGTAAAAAATATGATTATGTTATTTTTCTGCCTATTTCTTCATTTTTATCATCAACATATAGCGCTGCGCTTAATTTTAAAGATGTTTACCCTAATTTACATGTTGTTGACACATCTTTTGTTGGTCAGCAAATGCTTGATATTGCAAAATATGCAAAAATTCACTTTGAAAAATTTCAAGATATTGACAAATTGATAAAATCAATTAAAGATATTGAATCTAGATCAGTTACATACATTATCCCAAGAGACATAAACTATGTAATTAAGGGCGGGAGAGTTAGTTCATTTAAAAAATTCTTACTATCTGCACTTTCGAAAATTAATTTATGCCCTTATATTAAATTTGACCAAAACGGCACAAGTACTGGGGGTATTGGTCGTGGTTTAAAAGGATCATTAAAGCAAATTCTAAATAAATTAGCAGACAAAGCAGATGCGAAAACTATAGATATTCAAAATGATTATAAAATTTATAACATTAATGGTATTGATAAAGATTTCAATAAATTATCATATGACTTTTTTGCTGAAAATAAAATTTTATTCGACGATATAAAACTCAATTCATCATGTGTTGCGATTCATACAGGTCCTGACGCACAGAGTTTTACAGTGATGCCTGATATTTTAAAAAGCATAAAATAA
- a CDS encoding glycosyltransferase: MKLTIIVPSITTGDQLRYVFKQLQEQNNQDFEIIFAITKANKKIHPLIQEISNFFGSRLKMIFNTKRKSIQSDVINAFHLVKNNYVYVLNSDAEIKHDFVQKITSKLDENQPDILEFRPNLKGSIKWKPNPRIKSDELFKIKSNPEYVAYSFPFLFNKVFKKSLIDNFTKYRSKEINDSKFGIELLYVLLISSNSYLYWNEFMCKEFISSDIWFSPSNFILQFRAVETYLESHNIYLKHELDYAQIYFLQIVLAGFINTWDFGVFKIFTYFLKSKNIFSEKRAEKFLVDLHTYLSKIHTENRQFFNSNIYINKPTKEAEYLRWLPELKKFEPVYKNL; the protein is encoded by the coding sequence ATGAAATTAACAATTATTGTACCTTCAATAACAACTGGAGATCAACTTAGATACGTCTTTAAACAGCTACAAGAACAAAATAATCAGGATTTTGAAATTATTTTTGCTATAACTAAAGCAAATAAAAAAATCCATCCTTTAATTCAAGAAATTTCTAACTTTTTTGGCTCAAGATTAAAAATGATTTTTAATACGAAGAGAAAAAGTATTCAAAGTGATGTGATAAATGCCTTTCATTTAGTTAAAAATAACTATGTATATGTTTTAAATTCAGATGCTGAAATTAAACACGATTTTGTACAAAAAATAACCTCAAAATTAGATGAAAATCAACCTGATATCTTAGAATTTAGACCAAACTTAAAAGGTTCAATTAAGTGAAAACCAAATCCTAGAATCAAGAGCGATGAACTTTTTAAAATCAAATCAAATCCAGAATATGTGGCCTACTCTTTCCCATTTTTATTTAATAAAGTATTCAAAAAATCGCTTATTGATAATTTTACAAAATATCGTTCAAAAGAAATTAACGACTCAAAATTCGGAATTGAATTACTTTACGTACTTTTAATCAGTTCGAATTCATATTTATATTGAAATGAGTTTATGTGCAAAGAATTTATATCATCGGATATATGATTTTCGCCATCGAACTTTATCTTGCAATTTCGTGCAGTTGAAACTTATTTAGAATCACACAATATTTATTTAAAACATGAATTAGATTATGCACAAATCTACTTTTTACAAATTGTTTTAGCCGGTTTTATAAACACTTGAGATTTTGGTGTATTTAAAATCTTTACTTATTTTTTAAAATCAAAGAACATTTTCAGTGAAAAACGTGCTGAAAAATTCTTGGTCGATCTACACACATATTTATCAAAAATTCATACAGAAAATAGGCAATTTTTCAATTCAAATATTTACATAAATAAACCTACAAAAGAAGCAGAGTATTTACGTTGATTGCCTGAATTGAAAAAATTTGAGCCAGTTTATAAAAACCTATAA
- the asnS gene encoding asparagine--tRNA ligase: protein MQATIKKIYADSSFFGNKNVTIKGWVSANRGNKKIRFIEINDGSSVLNLQVTLKGDNFDFEALDQIHLGAAVKASGQIILTPGAKQDFELIAQEFELLRDTDLDYPIQKQSINLETLREIPHLRHRTSLLRAVMLIRSTLAQEVHKYFAEKQFLLFHAPIITSNDGEGAGETFEVNDSNSKNSFFGANKKATLGVTGQLHAESYAIGFKNVYTFAPTFRAEHSNTKKHAAEFWMIEPEVSFANLFDIIELADDFLKTIIKRTIEKHAEEFDFLIKNVDDQLMNNLQEFLNKKLAIIDYRDALVELEKVKDRFEEKNIHFGLDFGTEHEKYLASEIAKGPVAVINFPKKFKAFYMHQNDDGETVASFDLLVPGIGELVGGSQREVNYQKLLDRALEVGISQEELQWYLDLRRFGDAGSSGFGVGFERLVMYVTGIDNIRDSIPYPRTSGNIKM, encoded by the coding sequence ATGCAGGCTACAATTAAAAAAATATATGCAGATAGTAGTTTTTTTGGCAATAAAAATGTAACTATAAAAGGGTGAGTATCCGCAAATAGAGGTAATAAAAAAATTCGTTTTATTGAAATTAATGATGGTTCTAGCGTTCTAAATCTACAAGTCACATTAAAAGGTGACAATTTTGACTTTGAGGCACTAGATCAAATTCATTTAGGTGCAGCAGTTAAAGCTAGTGGACAAATTATTTTAACTCCTGGTGCAAAACAAGATTTTGAATTAATTGCTCAAGAGTTTGAACTTTTAAGAGATACTGACCTAGATTATCCAATCCAAAAACAGTCAATAAATCTAGAAACACTTAGAGAAATTCCACACTTGAGACATAGAACAAGTCTGCTAAGGGCAGTTATGTTGATACGTTCAACTTTAGCTCAGGAAGTTCATAAATATTTTGCTGAAAAACAGTTTCTTTTATTTCATGCTCCAATAATTACAAGCAATGATGGCGAGGGTGCTGGTGAAACTTTTGAGGTGAATGACTCAAATTCGAAAAACTCATTTTTTGGAGCAAATAAAAAAGCTACACTTGGTGTGACTGGGCAATTACACGCCGAAAGCTATGCAATTGGCTTTAAAAATGTCTATACTTTTGCGCCTACATTCAGAGCAGAACACTCAAACACCAAAAAACACGCTGCAGAGTTTTGAATGATCGAACCTGAAGTTTCATTTGCAAACTTATTTGACATTATTGAATTAGCCGATGATTTTCTAAAAACAATAATCAAAAGAACAATTGAAAAACACGCTGAAGAATTTGACTTTTTAATTAAAAATGTTGATGATCAGTTAATGAATAATTTGCAAGAATTTTTAAATAAAAAACTTGCAATAATTGACTATAGAGATGCGCTTGTTGAACTGGAAAAAGTTAAAGATCGATTTGAAGAAAAAAATATTCATTTTGGTCTTGATTTTGGCACCGAACATGAAAAATATTTAGCATCTGAAATTGCAAAAGGTCCTGTAGCGGTAATAAATTTTCCTAAAAAATTCAAAGCTTTTTACATGCACCAAAATGATGATGGTGAAACAGTTGCTTCATTTGACTTGTTAGTCCCTGGGATTGGTGAATTGGTAGGCGGCAGTCAACGTGAAGTTAATTATCAAAAATTATTAGATAGAGCATTGGAAGTTGGTATTTCTCAGGAAGAATTGCAATGATATTTGGATCTTAGACGTTTTGGTGATGCTGGTTCAAGTGGTTTTGGCGTAGGTTTTGAGCGTTTAGTTATGTATGTTACTGGAATTGATAATATTCGCGATTCAATACCTTATCCAAGAACATCTGGAAATATAAAAATGTAG
- a CDS encoding MHO_4530 family protein produces the protein MEEIISLVVVLFILFLSFLLLISGSIMHVISLKSNRFIAVFKLDSNEKWVMKVSEDDLSSSLSLNFSTQKVSKNKFYKINDFLSLFDKKTASEIEKIIENNTFHKRYSLSGTLNLSKKEKLIRSLFFIKKLKKDKLFIRIYGKNEDNSFYISLKRYEERKKKSLSYDILTDPVPIIEANAKNNFHSIVFPLKLTNVSTTSDSSQIEKIIKILNLDQSKWIKLRYGALIFLIYKEKISSFTVNKIKNKISNYNNSFEKALQFSPVIFLSSTYPNSLENFNKIYYFSLNKLSKPNQQSCFLINIDNLDIEQQNFSIKIEDFNNKIKSSSFINEFSHIKKLKNDSSSSSSSIVLGKVAGIDSDDLNLILNFDFYKSEFFHKINLFQYSLHDKSKKILLHTTEYNLWKYNKEYDFDNVLFIIRPQAKYLDIDLLNDVLITNLKLNFGIYVNEITPKLIEFILRSKIKYFVIASNLTENINEKTEKFVHLFNFVSNISKKTKPIIIWENLPKNINKEQIERLNINYNYNNQYTL, from the coding sequence ATGGAAGAAATAATCTCATTAGTTGTAGTATTATTCATACTATTTTTGTCATTTTTGCTATTAATTTCAGGTTCAATAATGCACGTTATTAGTCTTAAATCTAATAGATTTATTGCTGTTTTTAAATTAGATAGTAATGAAAAATGAGTAATGAAGGTTAGTGAAGACGACCTTAGTTCCTCATTATCACTGAATTTTTCAACTCAAAAAGTTTCTAAAAATAAGTTTTATAAAATAAATGATTTTTTATCTCTTTTTGACAAAAAAACTGCCTCTGAGATTGAAAAAATTATTGAAAATAATACATTTCACAAAAGATATAGTTTATCTGGCACACTAAATCTTTCAAAAAAAGAAAAATTAATAAGGTCACTATTTTTCATTAAAAAATTAAAAAAAGACAAATTATTCATAAGAATTTATGGAAAGAATGAAGACAATTCATTCTATATATCATTAAAGCGCTATGAAGAAAGAAAGAAAAAATCGCTAAGCTATGATATTTTAACTGATCCAGTTCCCATTATTGAAGCAAATGCTAAAAATAACTTTCATTCAATTGTCTTTCCATTGAAATTAACTAATGTATCAACAACAAGTGATTCATCTCAAATTGAAAAAATTATTAAAATTTTGAATTTGGACCAATCAAAATGAATCAAACTTAGATATGGTGCATTAATCTTTCTGATTTATAAAGAAAAAATTAGCAGTTTTACCGTTAACAAAATTAAAAACAAAATTTCTAACTATAATAATAGTTTTGAAAAAGCATTGCAATTTTCCCCTGTTATTTTTTTAAGTTCAACATATCCAAATTCATTGGAAAATTTCAATAAAATTTATTATTTTAGTCTAAATAAGTTATCTAAACCAAATCAACAATCGTGTTTTCTAATTAACATAGATAATTTAGATATAGAACAACAAAATTTTTCAATAAAAATTGAAGATTTCAACAACAAAATTAAGTCATCAAGTTTTATTAATGAGTTTTCACATATTAAAAAACTAAAAAATGATAGTTCATCTTCAAGCTCCTCAATAGTCTTAGGCAAGGTTGCTGGTATCGATTCGGATGATTTAAATTTGATATTGAATTTTGATTTTTACAAATCAGAGTTTTTTCATAAGATTAACCTATTTCAATATAGTTTGCATGATAAAAGTAAAAAAATATTATTGCATACAACTGAATATAATTTATGAAAATATAATAAAGAATACGATTTTGATAATGTACTTTTCATTATTAGACCGCAAGCTAAATATCTTGATATTGACCTTCTTAATGATGTTTTGATAACTAATCTAAAATTAAATTTTGGAATATATGTAAATGAAATAACACCTAAATTAATTGAATTTATATTACGATCAAAAATCAAATACTTTGTTATTGCATCGAATTTAACAGAAAATATAAATGAAAAAACAGAGAAATTTGTTCACTTGTTTAATTTTGTTTCAAATATAAGTAAGAAAACTAAACCAATTATTATTTGAGAAAACTTACCAAAAAATATTAATAAGGAACAAATAGAAAGATTAAACATAAACTATAATTACAATAACCAATACACACTTTAA
- the rpsB gene encoding 30S ribosomal protein S2, protein MTENKEVSTKKVEEKEVKNPIVSKDKLLEAGAYFGHKASQWNPKMKDYLYPQLKRGIHIINTAVTVQRLEFAYNLLHKFVSKNPRAQFIFVGTKKQAKETIKENALRTNSFYVTDRWLGGTLTNSSTIFSRVRTMEELEEKAQNNFEGYVKKEKLMFQKQLEKLQKNLNGIRKMKGLPTFMIVADPNEDEIAVKEARKKGVKVIAILDSNSNPDAVDFGIPANDDFAKSINLIITILADAITTARGGKAKYAYRPDSEVELPKFESDQKQFVKRYERPFTKRTEETVKETSKSEEKGE, encoded by the coding sequence ATGACAGAAAACAAAGAAGTTTCAACTAAAAAAGTTGAAGAAAAAGAAGTTAAAAACCCTATCGTTTCTAAAGACAAGCTTTTAGAAGCTGGTGCTTACTTTGGTCACAAAGCAAGCCAATGAAACCCTAAAATGAAAGATTATCTATACCCTCAACTAAAAAGAGGTATTCACATAATCAACACAGCAGTTACAGTACAAAGACTTGAATTTGCTTACAATTTATTACACAAATTCGTGTCTAAAAACCCACGTGCTCAATTCATTTTTGTTGGTACAAAAAAACAAGCTAAAGAAACAATAAAAGAAAACGCACTAAGAACAAATAGTTTTTATGTAACAGATAGATGATTGGGTGGAACTTTAACTAACTCATCTACAATTTTCAGTAGAGTTAGAACAATGGAAGAACTTGAAGAAAAAGCACAAAACAACTTCGAGGGATACGTTAAAAAAGAAAAATTAATGTTCCAAAAACAATTAGAAAAACTACAAAAAAACTTAAATGGAATTAGAAAAATGAAAGGTCTACCAACATTCATGATTGTTGCTGACCCTAATGAAGATGAAATTGCTGTTAAAGAAGCACGTAAAAAAGGTGTTAAAGTTATCGCAATTTTAGACTCAAATTCAAACCCAGATGCAGTTGATTTTGGTATCCCTGCAAACGATGACTTTGCAAAAAGCATTAACTTAATTATCACAATTTTAGCTGATGCTATTACAACCGCAAGAGGCGGAAAAGCTAAATATGCATACAGACCAGACTCAGAAGTTGAATTACCTAAATTTGAATCAGACCAAAAACAATTCGTAAAAAGATACGAAAGACCATTCACAAAAAGAACTGAAGAAACAGTAAAAGAAACTTCAAAATCTGAAGAAAAAGGAGAATAA
- the tsf gene encoding translation elongation factor Ts codes for MIMNQLALIKTVRERTGGGMIDVKKALEASDWDVEKAITWLKSNGKIKAAKKAGRVSAEGLVSIAQKDNKAVMLEVNSETDFVAQNEDFKKLVQRFTTILLNSNAASLEEFMQTKDGNETVETILEDATATIGEKLSIRRFEVFTASEGEKIGAFAHVNGQIAALVKVKGSNDEVARNVAMHLAAMKPEFIFVEEVPTERIETFKAEFVKPAGFENKPEKIQTAILEGSLNKKLAEVVLVKQGFMMEESVSIEKYLANHGLELLKAIRYGVGEGIEKQQDDFAAEVAAQIQKASQ; via the coding sequence ATAATAATGAATCAATTAGCTCTTATTAAAACAGTGCGTGAACGCACTGGTGGTGGAATGATTGACGTTAAAAAAGCTCTAGAAGCTTCAGACTGAGACGTTGAAAAAGCAATTACTTGACTAAAAAGCAATGGTAAAATAAAAGCTGCTAAAAAAGCTGGTCGTGTTTCTGCTGAAGGACTAGTTTCAATTGCTCAAAAAGACAATAAAGCAGTGATGCTAGAAGTTAACTCTGAAACTGATTTCGTTGCTCAAAATGAAGACTTTAAAAAATTAGTTCAAAGATTTACAACAATTTTGTTAAATTCAAATGCAGCTTCTCTTGAAGAATTTATGCAAACTAAAGACGGCAACGAAACTGTTGAAACAATTTTAGAAGATGCTACAGCAACAATTGGTGAAAAACTATCTATTCGTCGTTTTGAAGTATTCACTGCTTCAGAAGGTGAAAAAATTGGAGCTTTTGCTCACGTTAATGGCCAAATCGCTGCTCTAGTTAAAGTAAAAGGTTCAAATGATGAAGTTGCAAGAAATGTTGCAATGCACTTAGCAGCAATGAAACCTGAATTCATTTTTGTTGAGGAAGTACCAACAGAAAGAATTGAAACATTCAAAGCTGAATTTGTGAAACCTGCCGGTTTTGAAAATAAACCTGAAAAAATCCAAACTGCAATTCTAGAAGGTTCATTAAACAAAAAACTAGCTGAAGTTGTTTTAGTTAAACAAGGCTTCATGATGGAAGAAAGCGTTTCAATCGAAAAATACCTAGCAAACCACGGATTAGAACTATTAAAAGCAATTCGTTACGGCGTTGGAGAAGGTATTGAAAAACAACAAGACGATTTTGCTGCAGAAGTAGCAGCACAAATCCAAAAAGCTTCTCAATAA
- a CDS encoding M13 family metallopeptidase: MKYEIKDNLFKSVNGEWLEKTQIPSDRSSTGEFAELDIRNEKIVARLAKRILKINQNDNNLDTDLKNFADFYKLTSDIDKRNELGQKPLQKYIDEILNIKNLTELKSKYVEFLYKDYPLPIDFGVQTDFLDSTLQTLYVGIARHILPDKSHYENKEQKTKFLKVFKSMAKSIISAYVKDKDQVNEIIKKALKFDEIIAKYSLTSLQKVQYTQLYKPYKYDKIVKSTKNFDFDFIVKQIIDKPVDELVFSDDNFAQNIDKIFNEGNFELIINWMALQFALKYSTYLDEKTRVKATKYKLFISGQSKAQNKNKHALNLALHFFGMPVGVYYAKKELGAKAKKDVERMVKHMIQIYKNRLESNTWLSKNTIEKALKKLSTLGVHIGYPTEIQPYYKELKSTESLIESVLKFNEVLTKYNYSQYKMPINKNYWGMTPNQVNAYYHPMYNHIVFPAGILQGAFYNIKHSSSENYGGIGAVIAHEISHAFDNNGANFDENGNLKMWWTQEDFEKFGEKTKQMIQLFEGVETDFGKCNGTLTVSENIADAGGLSCALEAAKMERDYNARDFFINWARVWKSKYKPETAQRLLEQDPHAPAELRANIQAANREEFIEEFSIKNGDKMFIPAEKRVKIW; this comes from the coding sequence ATGAAATACGAAATTAAAGATAATTTATTCAAATCGGTCAATGGTGAGTGATTAGAAAAAACACAAATTCCAAGCGATAGATCTTCTACTGGAGAATTCGCTGAATTAGACATTCGCAATGAAAAAATAGTGGCGAGATTGGCGAAAAGAATTCTAAAAATTAACCAAAATGACAATAATCTTGATACAGATTTAAAGAATTTTGCAGATTTTTATAAATTAACAAGTGACATTGATAAAAGAAACGAACTTGGCCAAAAACCATTACAAAAATACATCGACGAAATACTAAACATCAAAAATTTAACAGAACTAAAATCAAAATATGTTGAATTTTTATACAAAGATTATCCTTTACCAATTGATTTTGGAGTGCAAACAGATTTTCTTGATTCAACATTGCAAACCCTTTATGTAGGAATTGCAAGACATATTTTGCCTGATAAAAGTCACTATGAAAACAAAGAACAAAAAACAAAATTCTTAAAAGTTTTTAAATCAATGGCAAAAAGCATTATTTCAGCATACGTCAAAGACAAAGATCAAGTAAATGAAATAATTAAAAAAGCACTTAAATTTGACGAAATAATTGCTAAATATTCTTTAACTTCACTGCAAAAAGTTCAATACACACAACTTTACAAACCTTATAAATATGACAAAATTGTTAAATCAACTAAAAATTTTGACTTTGATTTTATTGTAAAACAAATAATTGATAAACCCGTCGATGAGCTTGTATTTTCTGATGACAATTTTGCCCAAAACATTGACAAAATATTCAATGAGGGAAATTTTGAACTGATTATTAATTGAATGGCATTACAATTTGCACTTAAATATTCAACATATTTAGATGAAAAAACAAGAGTTAAGGCAACAAAATATAAACTATTTATTTCTGGTCAATCTAAAGCTCAAAACAAAAACAAACACGCGCTAAATTTAGCACTGCACTTCTTTGGTATGCCAGTTGGTGTTTATTATGCTAAAAAAGAACTTGGAGCCAAAGCTAAAAAAGATGTTGAGCGAATGGTTAAACACATGATTCAAATTTACAAAAATAGACTTGAATCAAACACATGATTGTCTAAAAATACAATAGAAAAAGCGCTAAAAAAATTAAGCACACTAGGCGTGCACATTGGTTATCCAACAGAAATTCAACCTTATTACAAGGAATTAAAATCAACAGAATCTCTAATTGAATCAGTATTAAAATTTAACGAGGTTTTAACCAAATACAATTATTCACAATACAAAATGCCAATTAACAAAAATTATTGAGGAATGACTCCAAACCAAGTTAATGCTTACTACCACCCAATGTATAATCACATTGTCTTTCCAGCTGGTATACTTCAAGGAGCTTTCTACAACATTAAACACTCATCATCAGAAAATTATGGTGGAATTGGTGCCGTGATAGCACATGAAATATCACATGCTTTTGATAACAATGGCGCCAACTTTGATGAAAATGGAAATCTAAAAATGTGATGAACACAAGAAGATTTCGAAAAATTTGGTGAAAAAACAAAACAAATGATTCAATTATTTGAAGGTGTCGAAACTGATTTTGGCAAGTGCAATGGTACATTAACAGTTAGTGAAAATATTGCTGATGCTGGAGGATTAAGTTGTGCTCTTGAAGCTGCTAAAATGGAAAGAGATTATAACGCAAGAGACTTCTTTATCAACTGAGCAAGAGTTTGAAAATCAAAATACAAACCAGAAACCGCACAGAGATTACTTGAACAAGATCCACATGCACCTGCTGAATTAAGAGCAAACATACAAGCCGCAAATCGTGAAGAATTTATCGAAGAATTTTCAATAAAAAATGGCGATAAAATGTTTATTCCCGCTGAAAAACGCGTAAAAATTTGATAA
- a CDS encoding ATP-dependent helicase — MASKLDLIMSELNTEQKEALLYFDGPLRIIAGAGSGKTRVLTRKIAYLINILGIAPSQILALTFTNKAANEMTQRIIQYTQNNIEKSQVSTFHTLCSRILRKEAIHLNLDNDFQIIDATDQRSIIKNILKSMSNGEDIDNIDSNISEILTYISLAKNKSLNENDLVNELNEEFPDQLEANKLVGVVFSKYNKHLLEQNSLDFDDLLVKVHELFSNNPEIANLWAKKYSYIMVDEFQDTSRIMYDIVKFLTTPSTQLTIVGDPDQTIYTWRGADVNLILNFDKDYKDTKTIILNENYRSTQKILDAANNLIKHNKNRFHKDLITSNEQGDDIQYSHAFSNEAEARWIVQNINKLKKQKIQLKNIAIFYRSTYYSRAIEEELIKENINHKIFNGLKFYQRKEVKDALSYLRLIYDGLDLALSRIINTPARKIGTQTLLALEKFAEEKNLNLWKTINKYLRELPVTKEVKKNLVDLINAVNYHRAALKSNNIHVVLEKFLAKIGYFDYINNDVALKGTGKDNLYELIRSIKTWEENNPSKTIKDYLEFVSLASATDETDNSTNYVTLMTVHSAKGLEFDNVFLVGMSENVFPTRKSLEKQREEHIEEERRLAYVAITRAKHRLFISDSRGTLIGTHIDKKPSRFIKETGIDINKYILQKGSISTNLDDLTNQKQIKELNRSMVTGDIISHTHFGEGTVLEVNGDTIVVLFAGSSTEKTLSKNHPSIRLLREEMDN; from the coding sequence ATGGCAAGTAAATTAGATTTAATTATGTCCGAATTAAATACAGAACAAAAAGAGGCTCTTTTATATTTTGATGGCCCTTTACGAATAATCGCTGGTGCAGGATCAGGAAAAACACGTGTTTTAACTCGTAAAATTGCTTATCTTATCAACATTTTAGGTATTGCACCTAGCCAAATATTAGCCCTTACATTTACAAATAAAGCAGCAAATGAGATGACACAACGTATCATTCAATATACACAAAATAATATTGAAAAATCTCAGGTTTCAACTTTTCATACTCTTTGTTCTAGAATACTTAGAAAAGAAGCTATACATCTAAATCTTGATAATGATTTTCAAATAATTGACGCTACAGACCAACGCTCAATTATTAAAAACATTTTAAAATCAATGAGTAATGGCGAGGATATTGATAATATTGACTCAAATATCAGCGAAATTTTGACATATATTTCCCTTGCAAAAAATAAATCATTAAATGAAAACGACCTAGTAAATGAATTAAATGAAGAATTTCCAGATCAATTAGAAGCTAACAAATTAGTTGGAGTAGTATTTAGCAAATATAACAAACATTTACTTGAGCAGAATAGCCTTGATTTTGATGATTTGTTAGTAAAAGTTCATGAATTATTCTCAAACAATCCTGAAATAGCGAACTTGTGAGCTAAAAAATATTCTTACATTATGGTTGATGAATTTCAAGACACATCAAGAATTATGTATGATATTGTTAAATTTTTGACTACCCCTTCAACACAATTGACAATTGTTGGCGACCCTGACCAAACAATTTATACTTGAAGAGGTGCGGACGTAAATTTAATTTTGAATTTTGATAAAGATTATAAAGATACAAAAACAATTATTCTAAATGAAAACTATCGTTCAACACAAAAAATTCTTGACGCAGCAAACAATTTAATAAAACACAACAAAAATCGTTTTCATAAAGATTTAATTACTAGCAATGAACAAGGTGATGATATTCAATATTCACATGCATTTAGCAATGAGGCTGAGGCGCGTTGAATAGTTCAGAACATCAATAAACTTAAAAAACAAAAAATTCAACTTAAAAACATAGCAATTTTTTATCGTTCAACTTATTATTCACGAGCAATTGAAGAAGAATTAATCAAAGAAAACATTAATCACAAAATTTTCAATGGACTAAAATTCTATCAACGCAAAGAAGTAAAAGATGCTCTTTCATATTTAAGATTAATATATGATGGACTTGATTTAGCACTTTCACGCATAATTAACACACCTGCGCGCAAAATTGGAACTCAAACACTACTTGCGTTGGAAAAATTCGCTGAAGAAAAGAACTTAAATCTTTGAAAAACAATAAATAAATATTTAAGAGAATTACCTGTTACAAAAGAAGTCAAGAAAAATCTTGTTGATTTAATTAATGCTGTTAATTATCATCGTGCAGCTCTAAAATCAAATAACATTCATGTAGTTCTTGAAAAGTTTCTTGCAAAAATTGGCTATTTTGACTACATAAATAATGATGTTGCTCTTAAAGGAACTGGAAAAGACAATCTTTACGAACTTATTAGGTCAATTAAAACATGAGAAGAAAATAATCCAAGTAAAACTATTAAGGACTATCTAGAATTTGTTTCTTTAGCATCTGCAACAGATGAAACAGATAATTCAACAAATTATGTAACATTAATGACTGTGCACTCGGCAAAAGGATTGGAATTTGACAATGTTTTTCTTGTTGGGATGTCAGAAAATGTTTTTCCAACAAGAAAATCATTAGAAAAACAAAGAGAAGAACACATTGAAGAAGAACGCAGGTTAGCTTATGTTGCAATTACACGTGCTAAACATAGATTGTTTATTTCTGACTCTAGAGGAACATTAATAGGTACTCATATTGATAAAAAACCTTCAAGATTTATAAAAGAAACTGGCATTGATATAAATAAATATATCCTACAAAAAGGGTCAATTTCAACAAATCTAGATGATTTAACAAATCAAAAACAAATAAAAGAACTAAATCGATCAATGGTTACTGGAGATATAATTTCACACACGCATTTTGGAGAAGGAACGGTTCTGGAGGTTAATGGGGATACAATAGTTGTTCTGTTTGCAGGCAGTTCTACCGAAAAAACTTTATCTAAAAATCACCCATCAATTCGTTTGTTGCGAGAAGAAATGGATAATTAA